One Candidatus Krumholzibacteriia bacterium DNA segment encodes these proteins:
- the wecB gene encoding UDP-N-acetylglucosamine 2-epimerase (non-hydrolyzing): MRAAGAAERAEDAGAGRRPALLSVVGARPNFMKLAPLARALRQRRDWQHRIVHTGQHYDENMSRVFFEELEIPAPEVHLGVGSGSHAQQTARVMLALEEVLQRQPPDLVVVVGDVNSTLAATLVACKLDIPVAHVEAGLRSFDRSMPEEINRLLTDQMATLLLTPSPDADANLRREGVAPERIHWVGNIMIDSLLHALPRAQATRAWERYGLAPEGYALVTMHRPANVDDKRMLQDLLQVLERLAARLPVLFPVHPRTRKMIEEFRLEPEQVQLVEPVGYLDFLALEAAARLVLTDSGGIQEETTVLRVPCLTLRPNTERPITVSQGTNHIVGRDPERIGAAAEAILKQPKPRGEAPEKWDGQTAERIVEVFDAFFAARA, from the coding sequence ATGAGGGCGGCCGGCGCGGCGGAGCGGGCCGAAGACGCCGGGGCCGGGCGCCGTCCGGCACTGCTCTCCGTCGTGGGGGCACGTCCCAACTTCATGAAGCTGGCACCGCTGGCCCGCGCGCTCCGGCAACGCCGCGACTGGCAGCATCGCATCGTGCACACAGGGCAACACTACGACGAGAACATGTCGCGAGTGTTCTTCGAGGAACTGGAGATCCCCGCTCCGGAGGTGCATCTCGGCGTCGGCTCCGGCAGCCACGCGCAGCAAACGGCGCGGGTGATGTTGGCCCTGGAAGAAGTGCTGCAGCGCCAGCCGCCCGACCTGGTGGTGGTGGTCGGCGACGTGAACTCGACGCTGGCTGCCACGCTGGTGGCGTGCAAGCTCGACATCCCGGTGGCGCACGTCGAGGCCGGCCTGCGCAGCTTCGACCGCAGCATGCCGGAAGAGATCAATCGACTCCTCACCGATCAGATGGCCACCCTGCTGTTGACGCCGTCACCCGACGCCGACGCCAACCTGCGGCGCGAGGGCGTCGCGCCGGAGCGCATCCACTGGGTGGGCAATATCATGATCGACAGCCTGCTGCATGCTTTACCTCGGGCGCAGGCGACGCGCGCTTGGGAGCGCTACGGACTGGCGCCCGAGGGTTATGCCCTGGTGACCATGCATCGTCCCGCCAACGTGGACGACAAGAGGATGCTGCAAGATCTCCTGCAAGTGCTGGAGCGCCTGGCGGCGCGGCTGCCGGTGCTGTTCCCGGTGCACCCGCGGACACGCAAGATGATCGAGGAGTTCCGTCTGGAACCCGAGCAGGTGCAGCTCGTCGAGCCGGTGGGCTATCTCGATTTCCTCGCCCTGGAGGCGGCGGCCCGTCTGGTGCTCACCGACTCGGGGGGCATCCAGGAAGAAACCACGGTGTTGCGCGTTCCCTGTCTGACCTTGCGGCCGAACACCGAACGGCCGATCACGGTGAGCCAGGGGACGAACCACATCGTCGGGCGCGATCCTGAGCGCATCGGGGCCGCGGCGGAAGCGATCTTGAAGCAGCCGAAACCGCGCGGGGAAGCACCGGAGAAATGGGATGGGCAGACGGCGGAACGCATCGTCGAGGTTTTCGACGCCTTTTTCGCGGCCAGGGCCTGA
- the miaB gene encoding tRNA (N6-isopentenyl adenosine(37)-C2)-methylthiotransferase MiaB, producing the protein MQVYLETYGCQMNEYDSELVRTILQNGSFRMTPELDDADVVLLNTCAIRESAHQRIHGRLGHLYQLKKRNPRLIVGVLGCMAQSLKQELLDAHPVVDLIAGPDAYKKLPRLIHAVCDSGQKGLEIDLSEYETYSDIVPERVPGVNAWIACMRGCDNFCTFCVVPYTRGRERSRDPENIVAEARQLAAAGHKQVTLLGQNVNSYRFESTDFAALLLRVAALPGIERVRFTSPHPKDFPRRLLQAIASHPKLCKHIHLPLQAGNDAVLERMRRTYTRQEFLALVDEIRATLPEVCLSTDVICGFPGEDDAAFADTVAVLEQVRFDSAFIFKYSERRNTIAQRKFADDVLEAVKSERVVQLVALQKSISLERHRRAIGSTLPVLLEGTSRKSSADLLGRDDGNRCVVVPGAGLAPGMLVPVRILAASAHTLLGQALTPAGSRVGSRP; encoded by the coding sequence GTGCAGGTCTATCTCGAAACCTACGGCTGCCAGATGAACGAGTACGACTCGGAGCTCGTGCGCACCATCTTGCAGAACGGCAGCTTTCGCATGACGCCGGAGCTGGACGATGCCGACGTCGTCCTGCTCAACACTTGCGCCATCCGCGAGTCGGCGCACCAGCGCATCCATGGACGCCTCGGCCACCTTTACCAGCTGAAGAAGCGCAACCCTCGTCTGATCGTCGGCGTCCTGGGCTGCATGGCCCAGAGCCTGAAGCAGGAACTCCTCGACGCCCATCCGGTGGTGGACCTGATCGCCGGTCCCGATGCCTACAAGAAGCTGCCGCGCCTCATCCACGCGGTCTGCGACAGCGGGCAGAAGGGCCTCGAGATCGACCTCTCGGAGTACGAAACCTACAGCGACATCGTCCCCGAACGAGTGCCGGGGGTGAACGCCTGGATCGCCTGCATGCGCGGCTGCGACAACTTCTGCACCTTCTGCGTCGTTCCCTACACCCGCGGGCGGGAGCGCAGCCGGGACCCGGAGAACATCGTCGCCGAAGCACGCCAGCTCGCCGCCGCCGGTCACAAGCAGGTGACGCTCCTGGGGCAGAACGTCAACTCCTACCGCTTCGAGTCCACCGACTTCGCCGCGCTGCTGCTGCGCGTCGCTGCCCTCCCCGGCATCGAACGGGTGCGCTTCACCTCGCCCCATCCCAAGGATTTCCCCCGCCGGCTGCTGCAGGCCATCGCTTCCCATCCGAAGCTGTGCAAGCACATCCACCTGCCCCTGCAGGCGGGCAACGACGCGGTGCTGGAGCGCATGCGCCGGACCTATACCCGCCAGGAGTTTCTCGCTCTGGTGGACGAAATCCGCGCCACCCTGCCGGAGGTGTGCCTGTCCACCGACGTCATCTGCGGCTTCCCCGGCGAGGATGATGCCGCCTTTGCCGACACCGTCGCGGTCTTGGAGCAAGTCCGCTTCGATTCGGCTTTCATCTTCAAGTACTCCGAGCGGCGCAACACCATCGCGCAGCGGAAGTTCGCCGACGATGTCCTGGAGGCGGTGAAGAGCGAGCGGGTGGTGCAGCTCGTCGCCCTGCAGAAGAGCATCTCCCTGGAGCGGCACCGGCGCGCCATCGGCAGCACCTTGCCGGTGCTCCTGGAGGGCACGAGCCGCAAGTCGAGCGCCGACCTCCTCGGCCGTGACGATGGGAACCGTTGCGTCGTCGTGCCCGGCGCCGGCCTGGCTCCAGGAATGCTCGTCCCCGTCCGTATCCTCGCCGCCTCGGCCCACACCCTCCTCGGACAAGCCCTCACTCCGGCGGGAAGCCGCGTCGGAAGCAGACCCTGA
- a CDS encoding MraY family glycosyltransferase, with product MQWKLGDKPNGRKLHARAIPHLGGVAIFAGFFLALLALLATPFGIPQASRILALLPGLLVVFGLGLVDDMRGLRASVKLTYQVLGAVCIVAMGAGLWRGPVLEPFALFAVALSVFWYVGVCNSVNLIDGLDGLAAGLAVLAATAFLAVGVRLGDAAVVLVALSLIGALLAFLRFNFHPAKIFMGDTGSMFLGFVLAFLACLLAPRLGFWTALLGGATVLGVPILDTVTAICRRLVAKQHIFSADGEHTHHKLLRLGLSHRGAVLLLYGLGAVFAILGGGILLGQTRLFPVAVALAVGFSLGTTSAARWSRRQRAAAPEAAPGPEPLGIRPEPARAESRGLVRETPPRVEPAPVGEDILATLPPRRTR from the coding sequence GTGCAGTGGAAGTTGGGCGACAAACCGAACGGCCGAAAACTGCACGCCCGAGCGATTCCGCACTTGGGCGGCGTGGCGATCTTCGCGGGTTTCTTCCTGGCCTTGCTGGCGCTCCTGGCCACGCCGTTCGGCATCCCGCAAGCGTCGCGCATCCTGGCGCTGCTGCCGGGTTTGCTCGTCGTCTTCGGCCTCGGGCTGGTGGACGACATGCGCGGACTCCGGGCGTCGGTGAAGCTGACCTACCAGGTGCTGGGGGCGGTGTGCATCGTCGCCATGGGCGCGGGCTTGTGGCGCGGACCGGTGCTCGAGCCGTTCGCGCTCTTCGCGGTGGCCCTCAGCGTGTTCTGGTACGTCGGCGTCTGCAACTCCGTCAACCTGATCGACGGGCTCGATGGTCTGGCTGCAGGTCTCGCGGTGCTCGCGGCGACGGCGTTCCTCGCCGTCGGCGTCCGTCTCGGCGACGCGGCGGTGGTGCTCGTCGCCCTCAGTCTCATCGGGGCATTGCTCGCTTTCCTGCGTTTCAATTTCCATCCGGCCAAGATCTTCATGGGCGACACGGGGAGCATGTTCTTAGGGTTCGTGCTGGCGTTCCTGGCCTGTCTGCTGGCGCCGCGCTTGGGGTTCTGGACCGCGCTCCTCGGCGGCGCCACCGTGCTCGGCGTGCCGATCCTGGATACAGTGACCGCGATCTGCCGCCGCCTCGTGGCCAAACAACACATCTTCAGCGCCGACGGCGAGCACACCCATCACAAGCTGCTCCGGCTCGGCTTGTCGCACCGCGGCGCCGTGCTCTTGCTCTACGGCCTCGGTGCCGTCTTTGCCATTCTTGGCGGCGGGATCCTGCTAGGGCAGACGCGGCTCTTCCCCGTCGCCGTCGCCTTGGCGGTGGGCTTCTCCCTCGGGACGACGAGCGCGGCGCGCTGGTCGCGGCGCCAGCGCGCGGCGGCACCGGAAGCGGCTCCGGGGCCGGAGCCGTTGGGAATCCGGCCGGAGCCGGCGAGGGCCGAAAGCCGCGGGCTCGTGCGGGAGACGCCACCACGCGTCGAGCCGGCTCCCGTCGGCGAAGACATCCTGGCGACCCTGCCGCCGCGTCGGACCCGTTAG
- a CDS encoding TIGR03960 family B12-binding radical SAM protein, which yields MFAEILGLVEKPVRYIGGEWNQVVKPARPGLARVGLAFPDTYEIGMSHLGLRLLYELLNRAEDVAAERVFCPWVDMEAALRRFRQPLVTLETRTPLHALDVLGFSLQFEMEYTNVLTMLDLGGVTLRSSARGESEPLVIAGGPCVFSPEPMADFIDAFVIGDGEEAFPAVVQRWVELRRANVPRAAALQEIAALRGVYVPCLYRTALDPETGLENVVGPRPGVTAPFPVRRALVENLESYPFPAATLVPYGEIVHDRVAVEIARGCTEGCRFCQAGIIYRPVRERSPADVIRSVSQGLRETGYDEVSLTSLSTADYSCVTSLVRTLMDRFERDRTALSVSSMRVYGLTRSIAEQLARVRRTGFTVAPEAGTQRLRDLINKGVTDADIEMAARIAWEEGWSQLKMYFMIGLPTENDDDVRGIASTGIRVWEQARAMGHRRAQVTVSVSALVPKPHSTFQWEAMDPPEEIRRKQRLVLETLRPFRNVRFKYHGVEEGVVECILSRGDRRLGAVIESAWRRGARFDSWSDHFDYGLWLDCLRQAGLEPQWFLRRLPLHAPLPWDHVDSLVDKKFLVRDRHAGMKGKFLPACEKPFIPRDPAKTVKPLESAVLVCYQCGLDCDLEAIKRERLEQRDSLALQGPEIEAAFRGERAPAAGSGPVQLRLAPRGATQAPTRSDGLATNAFEAASGSLHGEHGGAPPEATAAPAMPGRRESPRPPSVPASRDLAPHFELAGSATAAPEPRRRYRVWYAKSGDLRWLSHLDLVRALQRGFRRADIPMTYSQGFHPAPLMSFGPALAVGTEGGAEVFDFESGQELVPEDLVARLATALPGELRVRAVQRLEAGAAPLSRCIDLGEYRAWINPARRQLTPELFLALDALPFHDAAWQEERLQALLGRASLVVTRADKEGKSLDIRPFIRDLRYAADRGTVEMWLRLGSQGQARPQEVLEALYGVPGACFRLRRERIGAEQDIAPGLPALVPA from the coding sequence ATGTTCGCCGAGATCCTCGGCTTGGTGGAAAAACCAGTGCGCTACATCGGTGGCGAATGGAACCAGGTGGTGAAGCCAGCGCGGCCGGGACTGGCGCGCGTCGGCCTCGCTTTCCCGGACACCTACGAGATCGGCATGTCCCATCTCGGACTGCGCTTGCTCTACGAGTTGCTGAATCGAGCGGAGGATGTGGCGGCGGAGCGGGTCTTCTGCCCGTGGGTGGACATGGAAGCGGCGCTGCGCCGCTTCCGCCAACCCCTGGTAACGCTGGAGACGCGGACGCCACTCCACGCCCTCGACGTCCTCGGTTTCTCCCTGCAATTCGAGATGGAGTACACCAACGTCCTCACCATGCTCGATCTGGGCGGCGTGACGCTGCGCAGCAGCGCGCGCGGCGAGAGCGAGCCGCTGGTCATCGCCGGCGGGCCCTGCGTCTTCTCGCCGGAACCCATGGCGGACTTCATCGACGCCTTCGTCATCGGCGACGGCGAGGAAGCCTTCCCGGCCGTGGTGCAGCGCTGGGTGGAGCTGCGCCGCGCCAACGTGCCTCGCGCCGCAGCGCTGCAGGAGATCGCCGCTCTCCGCGGTGTCTACGTGCCCTGCCTCTATCGCACCGCCCTCGATCCCGAGACCGGGCTCGAGAACGTCGTCGGCCCGCGACCGGGCGTCACCGCACCCTTCCCGGTGCGCCGCGCTCTGGTGGAGAACCTCGAATCCTATCCCTTCCCGGCGGCGACGCTCGTCCCCTACGGCGAGATCGTCCACGACCGCGTGGCGGTCGAGATCGCCCGCGGCTGCACCGAGGGCTGCCGCTTCTGTCAGGCCGGCATCATCTATCGCCCGGTGCGGGAGCGCAGTCCCGCCGACGTCATCCGCTCGGTGAGCCAGGGCCTGCGCGAGACCGGTTACGACGAGGTCTCCCTCACCTCGCTGTCGACGGCGGACTACTCCTGCGTCACCTCCTTGGTGCGCACCCTGATGGACCGTTTCGAACGGGACCGCACCGCGCTCTCCGTCTCCTCCATGCGCGTCTACGGCCTGACGCGCTCCATCGCCGAGCAGCTCGCCCGGGTGCGGCGCACCGGCTTCACCGTCGCCCCCGAGGCGGGTACGCAGCGCTTGCGTGACCTGATCAACAAGGGGGTCACGGACGCCGATATCGAGATGGCGGCGCGCATCGCCTGGGAGGAGGGCTGGAGCCAGCTCAAGATGTACTTCATGATCGGCCTGCCTACGGAAAACGACGACGATGTGCGCGGCATCGCCAGCACCGGAATCCGCGTCTGGGAGCAGGCCCGCGCCATGGGGCATCGGCGCGCTCAGGTCACCGTCAGCGTCTCGGCGCTGGTGCCGAAGCCGCACTCCACCTTCCAGTGGGAGGCCATGGACCCTCCCGAGGAGATCCGCCGCAAGCAGCGCCTGGTGCTGGAGACGCTGCGACCGTTCCGCAACGTCCGCTTCAAGTACCACGGCGTCGAGGAAGGCGTGGTGGAATGCATCCTCTCCCGCGGCGACCGCCGGCTCGGCGCGGTCATCGAAAGCGCTTGGCGCCGCGGCGCTCGCTTCGACAGCTGGTCGGATCACTTCGACTACGGCCTCTGGCTCGATTGCCTGCGCCAGGCCGGCCTGGAACCGCAATGGTTCCTGCGCCGCCTGCCGCTGCATGCGCCTCTGCCTTGGGACCACGTCGACTCGCTGGTGGACAAGAAGTTCCTGGTGCGGGACCGGCACGCCGGGATGAAGGGCAAGTTCCTCCCGGCCTGCGAGAAGCCGTTCATCCCGCGGGATCCGGCGAAGACGGTGAAGCCCCTGGAGAGCGCTGTCCTCGTCTGCTACCAGTGCGGACTCGACTGCGATCTGGAGGCGATCAAGCGCGAGCGTCTCGAGCAACGCGACAGCCTGGCGTTACAGGGGCCGGAGATCGAAGCGGCTTTCCGGGGCGAGCGCGCTCCTGCCGCCGGGAGCGGGCCCGTCCAGCTGCGCTTGGCGCCGCGCGGCGCTACCCAGGCGCCGACGCGGAGCGACGGTCTGGCGACGAACGCCTTCGAGGCGGCGAGCGGCAGCTTGCACGGCGAGCACGGCGGCGCACCGCCGGAGGCTACGGCAGCCCCGGCGATGCCGGGCCGCCGCGAGAGCCCGCGCCCGCCCTCGGTCCCGGCGAGCCGCGATCTCGCCCCGCACTTCGAGCTCGCCGGCAGCGCCACTGCCGCGCCCGAGCCGCGGCGGCGCTACCGCGTCTGGTACGCCAAGAGCGGCGATCTGCGCTGGCTGTCGCACTTGGATCTGGTGCGGGCGCTGCAACGGGGCTTTCGCCGCGCCGACATCCCGATGACCTACAGCCAGGGTTTCCATCCGGCGCCGCTCATGTCCTTCGGCCCGGCGCTCGCGGTCGGCACGGAGGGCGGCGCCGAGGTCTTCGATTTCGAGTCCGGTCAGGAGCTAGTGCCTGAGGACCTGGTCGCCCGGCTCGCCACGGCACTGCCCGGCGAACTACGCGTGCGCGCCGTGCAGCGCCTCGAAGCCGGGGCAGCGCCGCTGTCGCGCTGCATCGACCTGGGCGAGTACCGCGCTTGGATCAACCCAGCGCGGCGGCAGCTGACGCCGGAGCTCTTCCTGGCCCTGGACGCGCTGCCGTTCCACGATGCGGCCTGGCAGGAGGAGCGCCTGCAGGCGTTGCTCGGGCGCGCCAGCTTGGTGGTGACGCGGGCCGACAAGGAAGGCAAGAGCCTCGACATCCGTCCCTTCATCCGTGACCTGCGCTACGCTGCCGACAGGGGCACCGTGGAGATGTGGCTGCGCCTCGGCTCGCAAGGACAAGCGCGCCCCCAGGAAGTGTTGGAAGCCCTGTACGGCGTGCCCGGTGCCTGCTTCCGCCTCCGCCGCGAGCGGATCGGGGCGGAACAGGACATCGCCCCCGGGCTACCGGCGCTGGTGCCGGCCTGA
- the rfbB gene encoding dTDP-glucose 4,6-dehydratase, translating to MARILVTGGAGFIGSNFVDFMLRQQADAEVVVLDKLTYAGNVENLAPWRQDPRLRFVRGDIADRATVREVMQGCALVYNFAAESHVDRSLQDAEAVVWTNVRGTQVLLDAARELQVQRYVQVSTDEVYGSRAEGKSDEATALRPSNPYAACKAAGDLLVLAAVTTWKLPALVTRSSNNYGPYQHPEKLVPLHITNALEGKPLPIYGDGKNVRDWLYVEDHCRAIELVGRQGRNGEIYNIGGGNERPNLWLVDRIVQHTGCDPALKQFVRDRPGHDFRYAVDDAKVRVLGWQPRWSLEEGLAQTVRWYAEHRDWWGRIKSGEFAAYYRSQYAAGAPPEPEKNP from the coding sequence GTGGCGCGCATCCTGGTGACCGGCGGGGCCGGATTCATCGGCAGCAACTTCGTGGACTTCATGCTGCGCCAGCAGGCGGACGCCGAAGTCGTCGTCCTGGACAAGCTCACCTACGCAGGGAACGTGGAAAACCTGGCGCCGTGGCGCCAAGACCCGCGCCTGCGCTTCGTGCGCGGTGACATCGCCGACCGTGCCACGGTGCGCGAGGTCATGCAAGGCTGCGCTCTCGTCTACAACTTCGCCGCCGAAAGCCATGTGGACCGTTCACTCCAGGATGCCGAGGCGGTGGTGTGGACCAATGTGCGGGGCACGCAGGTGCTGCTCGACGCCGCCCGGGAGCTGCAGGTGCAGCGGTACGTGCAGGTGTCCACCGACGAGGTCTACGGTAGCCGCGCCGAGGGCAAGAGCGACGAGGCCACGGCGCTGCGCCCCTCCAACCCCTACGCCGCCTGCAAGGCCGCCGGCGATCTCCTGGTGCTCGCCGCCGTCACCACCTGGAAGCTGCCGGCGCTGGTGACCCGCAGCAGCAACAACTACGGGCCGTACCAGCACCCGGAGAAGCTGGTGCCTCTGCACATCACGAACGCTCTCGAGGGCAAGCCGCTCCCGATCTATGGTGATGGGAAGAACGTGCGCGACTGGCTGTACGTGGAAGACCATTGCCGCGCCATCGAACTGGTCGGAAGGCAAGGGCGGAACGGCGAGATCTACAACATCGGCGGCGGCAACGAGCGACCGAACCTCTGGCTGGTGGATCGCATCGTCCAACACACCGGTTGCGACCCGGCGCTCAAGCAGTTCGTCCGCGATCGGCCGGGCCACGATTTCCGCTACGCCGTCGACGACGCCAAGGTGCGAGTCCTGGGCTGGCAGCCGCGCTGGAGCCTGGAGGAAGGTCTGGCGCAAACGGTGCGCTGGTATGCGGAGCACCGCGACTGGTGGGGACGCATCAAGAGCGGTGAGTTCGCCGCCTACTATCGCAGCCAGTATGCCGCCGGCGCGCCTCCCGAGCCGGAGAAGAACCCATGA
- a CDS encoding CPBP family glutamic-type intramembrane protease: protein MRTGIAVLWALASGPVVALLLHGQAAAWVTMLGYQAACALAAAAAGGRLGTRPPAPALLAVAALTTIAVFALGAGARWLGVAPPVPPLWKSWGLAPPTDVCLLGLYVLLNPWLEEWFWRGTLLGAAVKRPLGRAGAVSLSVVGFIPLHLVFLLPSFGVTRGLLFAGGVLVAASLWAALHERHGHAWWSAASHLGADLGVVLLYLFFLRH from the coding sequence ATGCGTACGGGCATCGCGGTTCTCTGGGCCCTCGCATCGGGGCCCGTGGTGGCGCTCCTGCTGCACGGGCAGGCGGCTGCCTGGGTGACGATGCTGGGCTATCAAGCAGCGTGCGCGCTCGCGGCCGCGGCAGCGGGAGGCAGGCTGGGAACGCGGCCACCGGCACCAGCACTCCTCGCGGTGGCGGCGCTCACCACGATCGCCGTCTTCGCTCTCGGGGCCGGGGCGCGCTGGCTCGGTGTCGCACCGCCCGTCCCACCGCTCTGGAAGTCCTGGGGTCTCGCGCCGCCCACGGACGTTTGTTTGCTCGGCCTCTACGTGCTCCTCAATCCCTGGCTGGAGGAATGGTTCTGGCGCGGCACGCTTCTGGGTGCCGCGGTGAAACGTCCGCTGGGGCGTGCGGGGGCGGTGTCACTTTCCGTCGTTGGCTTCATACCGCTCCACCTCGTTTTTCTCCTCCCCAGCTTCGGTGTGACACGGGGCCTGCTCTTCGCTGGCGGTGTTCTCGTCGCGGCGAGTCTCTGGGCGGCGCTGCACGAACGCCATGGTCACGCCTGGTGGTCGGCGGCAAGCCATCTGGGTGCCGATCTCGGTGTGGTGCTCCTCTACCTGTTCTTCCTGCGGCATTGA
- a CDS encoding UDP-glucose/GDP-mannose dehydrogenase family protein, which produces MYKVSMIGTGYVGLVTGACLADFGNRVVCVDVDARRIQMLERGEIPFFEPLLDELVRRNAKAGRLEFSTELLPAMRQSDVLFIAVGTPDRGDGHADLSALFRVVEDIAPHIDGYKLLVTKSTVPVGTGRKLLERVHEFARPGSVVDIASNPEFLREGSAIEDFMRPNRVVIGAESEQSRAIMQEIYRPLYLSETPIVVTNLETAELIKYASNAFLATKISFVNEISTLCERYGADVRVLAKAMGLDRRIGEKFLHAGIGYGGSCFPKDTEALVKIGEQVGYDMRIVKAAIEVNEERPQLALQKLERLLGDVNGGTIGLLGLAFKPNTDDIREAPAIKLARALREKGASVRGYDPIAMEKVRAAEPEIVLCKDPYEVAAGADGVMLCTEWNEFRDLNLPRLKELLRRPVLVDCRNIYDRDRMEALGFRYECFGR; this is translated from the coding sequence ATGTACAAGGTGTCCATGATCGGCACCGGCTACGTGGGACTCGTCACCGGTGCTTGCCTCGCCGATTTCGGCAACCGGGTGGTCTGCGTGGACGTGGATGCCCGGCGTATCCAGATGCTCGAGCGCGGCGAGATCCCCTTCTTCGAGCCCTTGCTCGACGAGCTGGTCCGGCGCAACGCCAAGGCCGGACGCTTGGAATTCAGCACCGAGCTGCTGCCGGCGATGCGACAGAGCGACGTCCTCTTCATCGCCGTCGGGACGCCGGACCGGGGCGATGGACATGCGGATCTGAGCGCCCTCTTCCGCGTGGTCGAGGACATCGCGCCCCACATCGACGGCTACAAGCTCCTGGTGACCAAGAGCACCGTTCCCGTCGGCACGGGCCGCAAGCTGCTGGAGAGGGTGCACGAGTTCGCCCGTCCGGGCAGCGTGGTGGACATCGCCTCGAACCCGGAGTTCCTGCGCGAAGGCTCCGCCATCGAGGACTTCATGCGCCCGAACCGCGTGGTGATCGGCGCCGAGAGCGAGCAATCCCGCGCCATCATGCAGGAGATCTACCGCCCCCTCTATTTGAGCGAGACGCCCATCGTGGTGACGAATCTGGAGACGGCGGAGCTGATCAAGTACGCCTCGAACGCCTTCCTGGCCACCAAGATCTCCTTCGTCAACGAGATCTCCACTCTCTGCGAGCGCTACGGTGCCGATGTCCGCGTGCTCGCCAAGGCCATGGGCCTCGACCGGCGCATCGGCGAAAAGTTCCTCCACGCCGGCATCGGTTATGGCGGCTCCTGCTTCCCCAAGGACACGGAAGCACTGGTGAAGATCGGCGAGCAGGTCGGGTACGACATGCGCATCGTCAAAGCCGCCATCGAGGTCAACGAGGAGCGGCCGCAGCTGGCGTTGCAGAAGCTGGAGCGCCTGCTCGGGGATGTGAACGGCGGCACCATCGGACTCCTCGGTCTGGCCTTCAAGCCCAACACCGACGACATCCGCGAAGCGCCGGCGATCAAGCTCGCCCGGGCGCTGCGCGAGAAGGGCGCCAGCGTGCGCGGCTACGACCCGATCGCCATGGAGAAGGTGCGCGCTGCGGAACCCGAGATCGTCCTGTGCAAGGACCCCTACGAGGTCGCCGCCGGGGCCGATGGGGTCATGCTCTGCACCGAGTGGAACGAGTTTCGGGACCTCAACCTGCCACGCCTCAAGGAACTGCTGCGCCGGCCCGTGCTCGTGGATTGCCGCAACATCTACGACCGCGACCGGATGGAGGCCCTGGGCTTCCGCTACGAGTGTTTCGGCCGCTGA